From Halodesulfovibrio sp., a single genomic window includes:
- a CDS encoding integration host factor subunit alpha, with product MEGKTLTKADIVDSIYEKTDRNRAEVKNLVESLLDIMKSAIKKDHALLISGFGKLEAYDKKARKGRNPQTDETITLPPRKVVVFRLSRKFRAELNG from the coding sequence ATGGAAGGGAAAACCCTTACAAAAGCAGATATTGTAGATTCTATCTACGAAAAAACTGACAGGAACCGCGCAGAAGTTAAAAACCTCGTTGAATCCTTGTTAGATATTATGAAAAGTGCAATCAAAAAAGATCACGCACTTCTCATCAGCGGATTCGGCAAACTGGAAGCTTACGACAAAAAAGCTCGTAAAGGCCGCAACCCGCAGACCGACGAAACCATCACCCTGCCTCCACGCAAGGTTGTAGTATTCCGTCTGTCACGCAAGTTCCGCGCTGAACTGAACGGTTAG